In Eleutherodactylus coqui strain aEleCoq1 chromosome 4, aEleCoq1.hap1, whole genome shotgun sequence, the following are encoded in one genomic region:
- the PRDX4 gene encoding peroxiredoxin-4 isoform X1, with the protein METALCRPAVLLLLCGAIIQALASQEDKEQARAGRAGQDGECHFYAGGQVYPGEATRVPVTDHSLHLSKAKISKPAPYWEGTAVINGEFKELKITDYKGKYLVFFFYPLDFTFVCPTEIIAFGDRIEEFKSINTEVVACSVDSQFTHLAWINTPRKQGGLGPMKIPLLADLTHQIAKDYGVYLEDQGHTLRGLFIIDDKGVLRQITMNDLPVGRSVDETLRLVQAFQYTDKHGEVCPAGWKPGSETIIPDPAGKLKYFDKQH; encoded by the exons ATGGAGACCGCACTGTGCAGGCCCGCCGTCCTGCTGCTTCTCTGCGGCGCTATCATCCAGGCGCTCGCCTCTCAGGAAGACAAGGAGCAAGCTCGGGCCGGAAGAGCGGGGCAGGACGGAGAGTGCCACTTCTACGCCGGAGGGCAGGTGTACCCCGGGGAGGCCACCCGAGTGCCGGTCACCGACCACTCCCTGCATCTCAGCAAGGCAAAAA TTTCCAAGCCAGCTCCATACTGGGAGGGAACTGCAGTCATCAACGGAGAATTCAAAGAACTGAAAATCACAGATTACAAGGGGAAATATTTAGTTTTCTTCTTCTATCCTCTTGATTT CACTTTTGTTTGCCCGACTGAAATCATCGCCTTCGGGGACCGCATAGAAGAATTTAAATCTATAAATACAGAAGTTGTAGCATGCTCTGTGGATTCCCAATTCACACACTTGGCATG GATTAATACGCCACGGAAGCAAGGTGGGCTTGGACCAATGAAAATTCCTCTCCTTGCTGATTTGACTCATCAGATTGCAAAAGACTATGGTGTATACTTGGAGGACCAAGGTCACACACTCAG AGGACTTTTTATAATCGATGACAAGGGAGTTCTTCGTCAGATTACAATGAACGACCTTCCTGTTGGACGATCTGTAGATGAAACGCTTCGTCTTGTTCAAGCATTCCAATACACTGACAAACACGGAGAAG tttgtcccgCAGGGTGGAAGCCTGGTAGTGAGACA ATAATTCCTGACCCAGCTGGAAAACTGAAATATTTTGACAAACAACACTGA
- the PRDX4 gene encoding peroxiredoxin-4 isoform X2 — protein METALCRPAVLLLLCGAIIQALASQEDKEQARAGRAGQDGECHFYAGGQVYPGEATRVPVTDHSLHLSKAKISKPAPYWEGTAVINGEFKELKITDYKGKYLVFFFYPLDFTFVCPTEIIAFGDRIEEFKSINTEVVACSVDSQFTHLAWINTPRKQGGLGPMKIPLLADLTHQIAKDYGVYLEDQGHTLRGLFIIDDKGVLRQITMNDLPVGRSVDETLRLVQAFQYTDKHGEVCPAGWKPGSETIRPDDAMKAWWPRQDL, from the exons ATGGAGACCGCACTGTGCAGGCCCGCCGTCCTGCTGCTTCTCTGCGGCGCTATCATCCAGGCGCTCGCCTCTCAGGAAGACAAGGAGCAAGCTCGGGCCGGAAGAGCGGGGCAGGACGGAGAGTGCCACTTCTACGCCGGAGGGCAGGTGTACCCCGGGGAGGCCACCCGAGTGCCGGTCACCGACCACTCCCTGCATCTCAGCAAGGCAAAAA TTTCCAAGCCAGCTCCATACTGGGAGGGAACTGCAGTCATCAACGGAGAATTCAAAGAACTGAAAATCACAGATTACAAGGGGAAATATTTAGTTTTCTTCTTCTATCCTCTTGATTT CACTTTTGTTTGCCCGACTGAAATCATCGCCTTCGGGGACCGCATAGAAGAATTTAAATCTATAAATACAGAAGTTGTAGCATGCTCTGTGGATTCCCAATTCACACACTTGGCATG GATTAATACGCCACGGAAGCAAGGTGGGCTTGGACCAATGAAAATTCCTCTCCTTGCTGATTTGACTCATCAGATTGCAAAAGACTATGGTGTATACTTGGAGGACCAAGGTCACACACTCAG AGGACTTTTTATAATCGATGACAAGGGAGTTCTTCGTCAGATTACAATGAACGACCTTCCTGTTGGACGATCTGTAGATGAAACGCTTCGTCTTGTTCAAGCATTCCAATACACTGACAAACACGGAGAAG tttgtcccgCAGGGTGGAAGCCTGGTAGTGAGACA ATCAGACCTGATGATGCTATGAAAGCTTGGTGGCCAAGACAGGATTT ATAA